CTTCTTCATCCCGAGTATGATGCCGCTCAGATAGATATTGTCGCGCCCCGTCAATTCAGGATGGAACCCTGTTCCGACCTCCAGCAATGTCCCGACCCTTCCAAACATTTGCGCACGACCGCTCGTTGGTTCGGTGATCCGAGACAGAAGCTTCAGGAGGGTGCTCTTCCCCGCTCCGTTTCGTCCGATGATCCCAACGACATCCCCAGTCTCTACTTCAAATGACACATCGCGAATTGGCCACACCTCTTCTCGTCTCGGCGAGGAAGATGGAGGGGCGCCCTTCATCCGCAGCATCCGCTGAACGCCTTGCGTAAAGCGTTCGGCGAGGCCTGACTCCCCTCGGCTCTTGCCAATCATGATTTCGTATTTCTTGGAGAGCTGTTCAACTCGGATTGCGACATTACCCATACAGAATTACCCTCGATCAATGCTCACGCTAAACTACTGAGGTTATCCTAGCGCTCATGCTGGATTTTGAGTAGCTAAATCACATCGGCGAACGTATTGGCCATCCGGTTGAAGTATGCCATCCCCAACAGTAGAGAGACTGAGATCGTGACGATGTTTACCGCAAGAAACACCGGATCCGGCGCAGGGGTTCCCAATAATGCCCATCTAAATCCCCCGATTACCCCGACCATCGGATTGAGATTATAGAACGCCTGCCAGGCTTGAGGCACCATACTGGCTGAGTAGGCAACAGGGGATCCGAACATCCAGACCTGTGTTAAGAGCGGGATCAGCGCCGCGACATCACGATACTTCACGAACAAGGCAGACAACCATAAACTCACGGACAGTGCCGCCAGGACCGTCAGCGCCAGGAACAGCGGAACGGTTACAAGCTTCCATGTTGGAAGCACACCAAACCATAGCATCATGGCAACCAGCAGCAGGAACGCGATGGCAAAATCAAGGAGGCCACCCAAGGTCGCTGAGAGAGGAATGATCAGCCGGGGAAAGTATATTTTTGTAATCAAGTTTGACTCGGCCACTACGCTGAATCCGCCCCGATCAAGGCTCTTGGAAAAATAGGTCCACGGCACCAATGCCGCATATGCGAATAATGGATACGGGATTCCATCTGACGGCAACTGTGCGATCTTACTGAACACGACGGTAAACACCAGCATCATGAACAACGGTTGAACCACTGCCCAGGCCAACCCCATAACGGTCTGTGAGTACCTGGCTTTGAGATCCCGCCAAGCCAAGAAATAGAGCAATTCACGATAATCCCAAAACGACCTCAACTTCAGGTCAAACCAGCTTTTGTTTGGCTCGATGACAACAAGGGATGAGCTATGTCTCACGGCATACACCTCACTGGTTACGCACTATGGGTTGGAGCCAAGTCACAGGAAACTTGCGCCGACGCGCGGCAGATGGCATCGCTACAGCGCAAGTGCGCTGCCGCGATCTCTCCTTGCTGTCAACACGAACTTTCGACGAGCTGCAACCCAGACTTCCTGACACCTCAGCGTCAGTTATGAATTGCAACGGGAGAATGCGCAGAATACGTTGCACTGTCCCTTTCCCTATGGAAGGCAACGATGTCTCGAATAGATCCAAACTTGAAGTCTGCAAGCAGCCGGCTCAATCGAGCCTGGGTCTTACCGAGATTCAGATAGTGCCTGATTTGTGACAACCACGGCCCATCCATACGAGGCTGTTGAGGATCTATCTCCCAGGGGTGGAGATACATGACCAGAGTCCCGCCCTGGCTTTCGAGTCGACGGAGCAGCGTCCTCGACACCGAATAAGGAAACAACCGAAAATATCCCCCTCCCGCCACAGGAATCTGAAATCCCATCGCCCTATATGTTGAGGGCTGAACTTCCCAGATTCCACCTGCCGGAGTGGTGATTTGAAACATTTCTCCCGGGAGCGGCCCCTTTTCCGTCCGATGAAATCGATCGTACACACTGGAGTCGTATTGATAGCCTTCTTCGACCAGAATCGAGAGCGCCCATTCGGTCTCGGCGGTTATAGAGAAACTGGGCGCTCGATAGCCCACGACGGGACTTCCGGTCAGATCCTCTAGGATATTTTTGGCCATTCGCACATCTTGACGAAATCGCTCCGGAGACTGGGCGGTTACTAATTCATGGCCATATCCATGGGATGCCACCTCATGTCCCTGGGCTGTGAGTGACTTGACCAGCTCCGGATGCCGTTCGGCGACCCATCCCAGGACAAAAAACGTCGCCTTCATTCCATGCTTTTCAAGCAGTTCAGCCAGCCATCGCGTATTTCTCTCGACGCGGCTTTCGTACCGATCCCATTCTTGCCTTCTGGCGTCCGACCAGAATGCCGAAACCTGAAAATGCTCCTCCACATCGAAGGAAAGACAGTGAATGGGTCTCTCTGCTGGCATGCTCATCGAGCACCTTCTCCTCGCAGAATGACTCGTATTGTCTCAAGCAGAATGCGGAGATCCAACCGCAGGGAGAGGTACTTCACATAATAGAGATCATACTGCAACTTGATATGGGAGTCTTCCGCCGAAGCCCCGTACCGAAATTGAGTCTGAGCCCATCCGGTAATCCCCGGTCGAACGACATGCCGGAGATCATAAAATGGGATGACCGATCTCAATTCCTGAACGAAGACCGGTCGTTCAGGACGTGGCCCCACTAGACTCATCTCGCCATGAATCACGTTGATGAGCTGCGGCAATTCATCGAGTCTCCACTTCCGCAAATACCACCCCACCCGTGAGATTCTGGGATCCCGCTCCGATGTCCACCTGGCGCCCCCTTTTTCCGCATCCGTAAACATGGAGCGAAATTTCCAGATCATATAAGGCTGAGCGCGAAGGCCGACCCGCACCTGCCGGTAGAACATCGGCCCAGGAGAATCCAGCTTGATCAGTATTCCAATCACAGCCAACAGGGGAAGGATGAGTGCAAGACCTATCGAGGCAATCAGCAGATCGATCGATCGTTTCATCGTTCTGACGACGATGCCTCGCTTAAATTCCCTGGAGAAAATGATTGCGCTCGGTTTCAAGTCATCGATTGAAAGCCGCCCAGACTCTTCTTCATAGAGATGATTTCCATCCCAGATGTCGACCCCCATCCCCTTCAAATCCAGCAATACTTGGACGGGAAGTACGGCCCGGCGATCCTCCAAGCAGACCGCGATCGTATCGACACGATCGCGTTCAACCACCGAAAGGAGTTGGTCTATGGTCCCTAGAATCTTCACGCCGGATAACTCTGCACCGACTTGCGCGTTTTCCTTGGCGAGAAAACCAATGACATCCGTAAACACTCTGCTCCTCGATACAAGTACCGAGCACAGATTGTTCGCCAGTGACCCAACCCCTAAAATCAGGATGCGCCTCCGAGCCCCAGGCACCCTAAAGATTGCCTTAGGAGCATGATCGACGGGCAAGATCACCAGTTTCTCCGTGCGTGATCTATCTGAGTTGGGTACGGTGAGGTTCATAGACCTTATTGCCATAGCTATAGTATGAATACGGCGAATCTTGCTCTTCCACTCCGTTCAGGATCACTCCCATCGCCCGCTCTTGCCCCACCATTTTCATGGCACTCATGACGGCATCGCGAGGAGTGCTGCGGGCGCGAATCACCTGCGCCACAACGTCTGCCATTCTCACAATCAACAGGGACTCGGCGACGGGCAATAAGGGTGGCGCATCGAGCACAATGCATTCAAACTTTTCACGCAAATTACTAATGAGCTTGGACAGCCGATCCACGTGAGTTAAGGCCGCGATTCCAGATTGGATAATACCGGCAGGAAGGATCCAGACCCCTAGCTGTTCATGATACTCAAGACATTCCTCAAACTGCTTTTCTCCGAGTAGTACTTCACTCAATCCCACGCCCAGTTCCATCCCGGCATAGGCATGCACCATTGGGCGTTTCAAGTCACAGTCCACCAATACCGTCTTCTTATTCAGATCTCTGGCAAAGACATGGGCGAGATTGAGGGCGGTGGACGTCTTTCCTTCTCCCATCAGCGCACTCGCCATAACGATCACGGTGCTTTCCTGCTGGCCTGCCATCAATCCAATTCGTGTTGCCGCGACTCGATACTGCTCTGCGACCGCAGACCTTGGATACCACATCGCGACGAGTTCCGGCCCTACCGAAACCTGCCCACGCTCAGCCAGGGGGCCTCCGTTCGCGACGAGCAGTCCTTCTTTCCGCCCACCTGGCAGGGCCAGCAACCGGTCCTTACGGCGAGCTGTTTCTGCCGTCAGTTTCGCTCCCCCCGGCCAAGCCGACTCAAAATGAGAGATTACCGCAAAGACAGGCAAGCCCAGCGTCACTTCGATTTCTTCGGCAGATACGAACCCCCGTCGAAGCATTTCAATGCCGATCGCGCTGCCGAATCCGAGTGCACAGCCTGCAGCCAAGCCTCCCAACATGACCATGATCAGATTCGGCTTCTCCGGCCATGTGGGCAGACTGGCAGGCTCCACGATGCGCATCTGCGTACCTTGCCGCTTCGTCTCGAGATCTCCGGCCATGCCAACCGTCAATTTCTTTTCCAGAAGCGACTGATAATTTTTCTGGAGATTGTCGTAGTCCCGTTGGATGGACATGAGTTCTTGCTGATGGACCGTGGTGCCTTCGATTCGCGACTCATACTTTCTAATATCCGAGGTGATGCGAGCTTGCCTGAGACGGAGTAATTCCTGCTCACGCAATAAGTCGTCCCGCTGCTTGAGCAATTCGGATTTATATGGATCGACGGGTTTGCGCTTCGGCTTCTTCGGCCCGTCGATTTCGGCCACCTCAGGCTCGATATACAGCGCGATATACTCCTCTGTCGTCATGGCTTGAATCTGGCTCAACTCATTCTTTACCCGGGCGACGTCCGGATAGGTCTCCTTGTACATTGACCGATAGCCGGCCAATGTCCTCTCCAATTCCCGTATCTTCATTAACCGGGGATCTTTTTCGGCTCGTTTTGGACTTACATCACTGGAAGGATCCTCATACTCTCTGATTGCCTTGTCGACGGATTCGAGGCGAAGATTCAGGGTCTTATCCATCTCTTGCTGCGCCGTCATCTCGTTCTCTAGCCGATCAATGGCTCGCATATTGGAATCCATTTGTTCAGGCAACTGGCCGAGATGAGACTGTTTGAACTGCGCGATAGCCCGCTCTTTGATTTCCAGTTGCCCCTTTAGGCCGTCCAATTCGTGCTGCAAGAATTCCGTCGAACTCTGAGCAATCGCCGTCCTCGTCTTTGTATTTTCCTGAATGAAGAGGTCGGCGAATCTTGCCGTCACCGCTTTTGCGATCAACGGATCCGCATCTGAAAAAGAGACTTTCAAAAGACCGCTGCCTTGCGACTCGATTTTCACAAGCTGTCTCAGGCCCGATGCGACACTATTGTCCATGGCCGGCGTCGCGTTCTCTTTATAGTAGCCGTACAGATGAAACTCCTCTGCTACTTGCGTCAACAAATCCTGCCGATATAAGACTTCTTTGAGCGCATCAATGCGTGTCCCCATTGCAAGATCCGGCCGATTCGCGTCCCCGCCCGATTCCGGGGCATCGACACCCTTTATGCCCCGCACCTTCTGTTCTTGATAGTAGAGCAGGGTATTGGAGCGATAACTCTTGGGCAACCATTGACAGAGCAGCGCCGCCAGACCAACGCAGACGACAATCGGAATGACAATCATCCACTTATGATTTTTTATGGCCCTGAAATAGTCTTCAGGAGTACTCAACCCGGTAAACAATCTCTTACTCCTTCTTTAATACGCCGGACCCAGAAGCACCACTTCCTGTCGCTGCGCCAGAGGGAACAGTTACACCTTCTGTGGATTCCGAAGACCCAAGGCTCCCCAATCCGCCCATTTGAAAGAACGATTGACTCGTGAACGCGTAGGAGAGCGACAACATGATCATCTTTTTCGAGAAGGCATATTCAGCTTGGGTCTGAGCTGTTTGAGCAAACGAGTTTGAAAAATACAGCCAGTTATAGGTGAGATTGACCATTACCGGCCCCAAGAGGTAGCTGGCCCCGGCCGTCGCGCCAAGCGTGTCAAAACTCGAGGCAGGCGTACTCGTAGTTCCATGCGAAACGTTCATCCCCGCCTGAGCCGTGAGCTTAGACGTAACTCCCGCACTGGCATTGACACCGACAACGTGCACCTTCATTGGCCCTGCGTTAAGGGAGAAACTTGGAAAGATGCTGAAATTATAGCTCAGCGATGTTGTGAAGGCCCCTGGTGCGATGACCCCTCCCGGAGCGAGGCTGCCGGCCACCCTCGGTAAATTATCAAACGGTCCCGGGGCCGATCCCGCTGCCCGCAGCCCTTCCAAAAATGAACTGTACGTCATTGTGACCGTCCCTGTCGGTGCAAAGGAC
The sequence above is drawn from the Nitrospira sp. genome and encodes:
- a CDS encoding ABC transporter permease, translated to MRHSSSLVVIEPNKSWFDLKLRSFWDYRELLYFLAWRDLKARYSQTVMGLAWAVVQPLFMMLVFTVVFSKIAQLPSDGIPYPLFAYAALVPWTYFSKSLDRGGFSVVAESNLITKIYFPRLIIPLSATLGGLLDFAIAFLLLVAMMLWFGVLPTWKLVTVPLFLALTVLAALSVSLWLSALFVKYRDVAALIPLLTQVWMFGSPVAYSASMVPQAWQAFYNLNPMVGVIGGFRWALLGTPAPDPVFLAVNIVTISVSLLLGMAYFNRMANTFADVI
- a CDS encoding DUF3473 domain-containing protein, which encodes MSMPAERPIHCLSFDVEEHFQVSAFWSDARRQEWDRYESRVERNTRWLAELLEKHGMKATFFVLGWVAERHPELVKSLTAQGHEVASHGYGHELVTAQSPERFRQDVRMAKNILEDLTGSPVVGYRAPSFSITAETEWALSILVEEGYQYDSSVYDRFHRTEKGPLPGEMFQITTPAGGIWEVQPSTYRAMGFQIPVAGGGYFRLFPYSVSRTLLRRLESQGGTLVMYLHPWEIDPQQPRMDGPWLSQIRHYLNLGKTQARLSRLLADFKFGSIRDIVAFHRERDSATYSAHSPVAIHN
- a CDS encoding TIGR03013 family PEP-CTERM/XrtA system glycosyltransferase — encoded protein: MNLTVPNSDRSRTEKLVILPVDHAPKAIFRVPGARRRILILGVGSLANNLCSVLVSRSRVFTDVIGFLAKENAQVGAELSGVKILGTIDQLLSVVERDRVDTIAVCLEDRRAVLPVQVLLDLKGMGVDIWDGNHLYEEESGRLSIDDLKPSAIIFSREFKRGIVVRTMKRSIDLLIASIGLALILPLLAVIGILIKLDSPGPMFYRQVRVGLRAQPYMIWKFRSMFTDAEKGGARWTSERDPRISRVGWYLRKWRLDELPQLINVIHGEMSLVGPRPERPVFVQELRSVIPFYDLRHVVRPGITGWAQTQFRYGASAEDSHIKLQYDLYYVKYLSLRLDLRILLETIRVILRGEGAR
- a CDS encoding AAA family ATPase, which encodes MFTGLSTPEDYFRAIKNHKWMIVIPIVVCVGLAALLCQWLPKSYRSNTLLYYQEQKVRGIKGVDAPESGGDANRPDLAMGTRIDALKEVLYRQDLLTQVAEEFHLYGYYKENATPAMDNSVASGLRQLVKIESQGSGLLKVSFSDADPLIAKAVTARFADLFIQENTKTRTAIAQSSTEFLQHELDGLKGQLEIKERAIAQFKQSHLGQLPEQMDSNMRAIDRLENEMTAQQEMDKTLNLRLESVDKAIREYEDPSSDVSPKRAEKDPRLMKIRELERTLAGYRSMYKETYPDVARVKNELSQIQAMTTEEYIALYIEPEVAEIDGPKKPKRKPVDPYKSELLKQRDDLLREQELLRLRQARITSDIRKYESRIEGTTVHQQELMSIQRDYDNLQKNYQSLLEKKLTVGMAGDLETKRQGTQMRIVEPASLPTWPEKPNLIMVMLGGLAAGCALGFGSAIGIEMLRRGFVSAEEIEVTLGLPVFAVISHFESAWPGGAKLTAETARRKDRLLALPGGRKEGLLVANGGPLAERGQVSVGPELVAMWYPRSAVAEQYRVAATRIGLMAGQQESTVIVMASALMGEGKTSTALNLAHVFARDLNKKTVLVDCDLKRPMVHAYAGMELGVGLSEVLLGEKQFEECLEYHEQLGVWILPAGIIQSGIAALTHVDRLSKLISNLREKFECIVLDAPPLLPVAESLLIVRMADVVAQVIRARSTPRDAVMSAMKMVGQERAMGVILNGVEEQDSPYSYYSYGNKVYEPHRTQLR